One Candidatus Marsarchaeota archaeon DNA segment encodes these proteins:
- a CDS encoding branched-chain amino acid transaminase has protein sequence MAENIKGRMVWLDGKIVSYEEAKVPILTHSLQYGSGIFEGIRAYQTKKGAAIFRLPEHVKRFQHSAKIYSMELGRSDGELSRAIIDTVKANGLDSCYIRPFAFYNDDKIGMSTTGKKISVYIAAVPFGAYFGAAKERGIRCKVSSWRRINSDILPVEAKASGNYINSIMANNEARASGFDEAILLSSNGYVAEGPGENIFIVKDGELITPGISSDILLGITRDSLIEIADKLGINVAQRELHHEELYTADEAFFAGTAAEITPIVNIDGMGIGEGKPGRITMMLSKKYDSIVRGNEKAYARWLTYVK, from the coding sequence ATGGCTGAGAATATCAAAGGAAGAATGGTGTGGCTAGACGGCAAGATTGTCAGCTACGAAGAGGCGAAGGTCCCGATACTGACCCATTCGTTGCAGTACGGCAGCGGCATCTTCGAAGGCATTCGTGCATATCAAACGAAGAAAGGTGCCGCAATATTCAGGCTTCCAGAGCACGTAAAGCGATTCCAGCACAGCGCCAAGATATACTCAATGGAACTCGGCCGATCTGATGGAGAGCTGTCCCGCGCCATAATAGACACGGTGAAGGCCAATGGCCTAGATTCCTGCTACATAAGGCCCTTCGCATTTTATAACGATGACAAGATAGGCATGAGCACTACCGGCAAGAAGATCAGCGTGTACATTGCCGCTGTGCCGTTCGGCGCGTATTTCGGCGCGGCAAAAGAGCGCGGAATAAGGTGCAAGGTGTCTTCATGGAGGCGCATAAACTCCGATATACTGCCTGTGGAAGCCAAGGCGAGCGGCAACTACATAAACTCGATAATGGCCAACAACGAGGCGAGGGCATCAGGGTTTGACGAGGCCATACTGCTTTCAAGTAACGGCTACGTAGCAGAAGGCCCAGGCGAAAATATATTCATAGTCAAGGATGGCGAACTTATCACCCCTGGAATAAGCTCAGACATACTCCTGGGGATAACCCGCGACAGCCTAATTGAGATAGCTGATAAGCTGGGGATTAATGTGGCGCAGCGCGAGCTCCATCACGAGGAGCTTTACACGGCAGACGAGGCATTCTTTGCGGGCACCGCAGCTGAGATTACCCCGATAGTGAACATAGACGGCATGGGCATCGGCGAAGGCAAGCCAGGCCGGATTACTATGATGCTGTCAAAGAAATACGACAGCATAGTTCGCGGCAATGAGAAGGCCTATGCCAGGTGGCTGACCTACGTAAAATGA
- the pth2 gene encoding peptidyl-tRNA hydrolase Pth2 has product MDEIKQAIVVRTDLDMGRGKAAAQVAHASLMSYFEAEKADKRIAKEWLDSGEKKIVLKVSDEEALVKLYNAFKYKGVPCALVTDAGLTEIPPGSKTALGIGPWKSAEIDQFTKGLKLL; this is encoded by the coding sequence GTGGACGAGATAAAGCAGGCAATAGTTGTCAGGACCGACCTTGATATGGGCAGGGGCAAGGCGGCCGCGCAGGTTGCGCATGCATCGCTCATGAGCTACTTCGAGGCCGAGAAAGCTGACAAGAGAATAGCCAAGGAGTGGCTTGACAGCGGCGAGAAGAAGATAGTGCTCAAGGTCAGCGACGAGGAAGCGCTGGTCAAGCTCTACAACGCCTTCAAGTACAAGGGCGTGCCGTGCGCGCTGGTGACCGATGCCGGCCTTACTGAAATACCACCAGGCAGCAAGACTGCCCTTGGCATAGGTCCGTGGAAGAGCGCAGAGATAGACCAGTTCACCAAGGGGCTGAAGCTCCTTTGA
- the priS gene encoding DNA primase catalytic subunit PriS, translated as MISVNRMPTSNEAESIASKYIRDYYSKHPISVANIASREFGFGDFEKKIKVRHLSFASDKELNRYLVDNAPPFVSCSSALYERPAAQPMEAKGRKGAELVFDLDATDMRLACQKEHGASWVCENCLSAVKAETVKLIEDFLVPDFGFSADEISVNFSGNRGYHVHVNSEEVFQLDGNARKQISDYITGTGMRIESFFPTIGQRGMRLEGPKPTDFGWGGKLAKGIIAALNKGTDALTVLGISAIEARFLEKNKAAVILGITTGNWDKVRITKKAEFWANVVKGMTIKQSDSIDRNVTNDPSHMLRVPETLHGDTMLVAKRIGSVKELEKFEPMRDSIAFQGGTMLVHATKAPTLTMDGKVFGPYENKDVALPTYAALYLLMKRAAVPA; from the coding sequence ATGATATCCGTGAACCGCATGCCGACTTCGAACGAGGCTGAATCCATAGCTTCAAAGTACATAAGGGATTACTACTCAAAGCACCCTATCAGCGTGGCGAACATCGCGTCGCGGGAGTTCGGCTTCGGCGATTTCGAGAAGAAGATAAAGGTCAGGCACCTATCTTTCGCGAGCGACAAGGAGCTAAACCGCTACCTTGTCGACAACGCACCGCCATTCGTTTCTTGCTCTTCGGCGCTCTACGAACGCCCGGCTGCGCAGCCCATGGAAGCCAAGGGCAGGAAGGGCGCGGAGCTCGTCTTCGACCTCGATGCGACCGACATGCGTCTGGCGTGCCAGAAGGAGCATGGCGCCTCCTGGGTGTGCGAAAACTGCCTTTCTGCGGTCAAAGCAGAGACCGTCAAGCTTATAGAGGATTTCCTTGTGCCAGACTTCGGCTTCTCTGCCGACGAGATATCGGTTAACTTCAGCGGCAACCGTGGCTACCATGTGCACGTAAACAGCGAGGAGGTGTTCCAGCTTGACGGCAATGCCAGGAAGCAGATAAGCGACTACATAACGGGCACCGGCATGCGCATCGAGAGCTTCTTCCCGACAATAGGCCAGCGCGGCATGCGCCTCGAGGGCCCGAAGCCAACGGACTTCGGCTGGGGCGGCAAGCTGGCCAAAGGCATAATCGCGGCGCTCAACAAGGGCACGGACGCGCTCACTGTCCTTGGGATAAGCGCTATAGAGGCCAGGTTCCTGGAGAAGAACAAGGCTGCGGTGATACTCGGAATAACGACCGGCAATTGGGACAAGGTGCGCATAACTAAGAAGGCCGAGTTCTGGGCCAACGTAGTGAAGGGCATGACTATAAAGCAGAGCGACTCGATAGACAGGAACGTCACGAACGATCCATCGCACATGCTCAGGGTGCCTGAGACGCTCCATGGCGACACGATGCTCGTAGCAAAGCGCATCGGCTCGGTCAAGGAGCTGGAGAAGTTCGAGCCGATGAGGGACTCGATAGCATTCCAGGGAGGCACGATGCTGGTGCACGCCACAAAGGCGCCTACGCTAACTATGGATGGCAAGGTGTTCGGCCCATATGAGAACAAGGACGTTGCGCTGCCGACATATGCGGCGCTCTACTTGCTGATGAAGCGCGCCGCGGTGCCGGCATGA
- the pyrE gene encoding orotate phosphoribosyltransferase, with translation MNANKELVERLNNSGAAKRAPGNEWYKLRSGDKSKYYIDVKTFDADPANLKLIVAALSGMIRENAVAGIEMGSVPIAVGVSLATDKMCYIVRKDRKAHGDTSLLMGGDVSGKNVAVIDDVVTKGGSVLYAVDVLRERKAIVEHAYCVVDREEGGSDAIGAAGVRLHSLVRKSELFGTDH, from the coding sequence ATGAACGCGAATAAAGAGCTGGTTGAAAGGCTGAATAATTCCGGCGCCGCGAAGAGGGCGCCGGGCAACGAATGGTACAAATTGCGTTCTGGCGATAAATCGAAATATTACATTGACGTCAAGACGTTCGATGCCGATCCTGCCAATCTCAAGCTTATCGTGGCTGCACTTTCAGGAATGATACGCGAAAATGCAGTCGCAGGCATAGAGATGGGCTCGGTACCTATAGCGGTAGGGGTGTCGCTCGCGACTGACAAGATGTGCTACATAGTCAGGAAGGACAGGAAGGCCCACGGCGATACCTCATTGCTGATGGGCGGCGATGTGTCAGGCAAGAACGTTGCAGTAATAGACGACGTGGTGACGAAAGGCGGCTCTGTGCTGTATGCAGTCGATGTCCTGAGGGAACGCAAGGCGATAGTCGAGCACGCGTACTGCGTGGTAGACAGGGAGGAGGGCGGAAGTGATGCAATCGGGGCTGCAGGCGTAAGGCTGCATTCATTAGTTAGGAAATCCGAGCTTTTCGGGACTGATCATTGA
- a CDS encoding NUDIX hydrolase yields the protein MEISDKRLEELVKARAKKYMESRIVEVLPIFSDGTVLVNRQYRKTSGEWGFELPRGKIDEGEKPEDAAARELREETGFRADSLKLMFATRLVANIDSMKSYYYLAEGLHEGEPNREEGEQIETNRVSMGELMALIRDGKMSDTSGMSAVMYYNMFLARH from the coding sequence ATGGAGATAAGCGATAAAAGGCTGGAAGAGCTGGTAAAGGCACGTGCGAAGAAATACATGGAGAGCCGCATAGTTGAGGTGCTGCCCATCTTCAGCGACGGCACGGTTCTGGTGAACCGGCAGTACAGGAAGACATCCGGAGAATGGGGCTTCGAGCTTCCGCGCGGCAAGATAGACGAAGGCGAGAAACCAGAAGATGCTGCCGCGCGAGAGCTGAGGGAGGAGACCGGCTTCAGGGCCGACAGCCTGAAGCTGATGTTCGCCACTCGCCTCGTCGCGAACATAGACTCGATGAAGAGCTACTACTACCTGGCAGAAGGCCTTCACGAAGGCGAGCCTAATAGGGAGGAAGGCGAGCAGATAGAGACTAATAGGGTAAGCATGGGAGAGCTGATGGCGCTCATAAGGGATGGGAAGATGTCAGACACATCAGGAATGTCGGCGGTGATGTACTACAACATGTTCCTTGCCAGGCATTGA
- a CDS encoding DUF373 family protein, translating to MAERLLVLAVDIDNDLYRKAKKTGPVIGRDANVKAATSLALADPQDTDSNTMFEAVHKYEELKKQGYDVEIATITGSENEGYTADAELSRQLDMLLDRLKVDACVLVTDGASDTRVLPILKTRIKVNSVDFVRMKQAEQFENAYFAVLEKLKEPHYARIVFGIPAVLLLLFAVSYYLNYGWQLPVALIGLYLVIKGFGLEDALVSSFRGFGFSISRLSFLFYVSALLFFFIGLVLGFGAFVHNPVANQLSRDSYAVQGFLLVFPISIGLYLIGRIMDLESRHMRYRAINQGTYISYSIVSLAILYILTEWFIGQIYFWQFLLWVAGLIVIGYGISVLSGMVKRYAVERSSLKNKSVINDIGAYIGKVTGVDTKRGVMSVRTDYGSTISLEIDRISTSEADRIIVR from the coding sequence ATGGCCGAACGGCTGCTTGTGCTGGCAGTGGACATAGACAACGACCTCTACCGCAAGGCGAAGAAGACCGGCCCTGTGATAGGCAGGGACGCAAACGTCAAAGCGGCTACGTCGCTCGCGCTTGCAGATCCACAGGATACAGACTCGAACACGATGTTTGAGGCGGTGCACAAGTATGAAGAGCTCAAGAAGCAGGGCTATGATGTCGAGATCGCAACGATAACTGGCTCTGAGAACGAGGGCTATACGGCAGATGCGGAGCTCTCGAGGCAGCTGGACATGCTGCTTGACAGGCTCAAGGTCGATGCCTGCGTGCTGGTAACCGACGGCGCCAGCGACACGCGCGTGCTCCCCATACTGAAGACGCGCATAAAGGTCAACAGCGTCGACTTCGTGCGTATGAAGCAGGCCGAGCAGTTCGAGAACGCATACTTCGCGGTTCTCGAGAAGCTCAAGGAGCCACATTATGCGCGCATAGTGTTCGGCATACCGGCCGTATTGCTGCTGCTGTTTGCGGTAAGCTACTACCTGAACTACGGGTGGCAGCTGCCCGTCGCGCTAATAGGATTATATCTCGTCATAAAGGGCTTCGGCCTTGAGGATGCGTTGGTATCGTCGTTCAGGGGCTTCGGCTTCAGCATAAGCAGGCTGAGCTTTTTGTTCTACGTGAGCGCCCTGCTCTTCTTCTTCATAGGCCTGGTGCTCGGGTTCGGTGCTTTCGTGCACAACCCGGTTGCAAACCAGCTGTCGAGGGATTCCTATGCTGTGCAGGGCTTCCTCCTGGTATTCCCGATAAGCATAGGCCTGTATTTAATCGGCCGCATAATGGACCTGGAGAGCAGGCACATGCGCTACAGGGCGATAAACCAAGGCACGTACATCAGCTATTCGATAGTATCTCTCGCCATACTCTACATACTAACCGAGTGGTTCATAGGCCAGATATACTTCTGGCAGTTCCTGCTCTGGGTGGCGGGGCTCATAGTGATAGGCTATGGCATATCGGTGCTGAGCGGCATGGTCAAGAGATACGCTGTTGAGCGCTCCTCGCTGAAGAACAAGAGCGTCATAAACGACATAGGCGCCTACATAGGCAAGGTCACTGGCGTAGACACGAAGCGCGGTGTCATGTCAGTGCGCACAGACTACGGCAGCACTATAAGCCTCGAGATCGACCGCATAAGCACTTCGGAAGCTGACCGCATCATAGTGCGCTGA
- a CDS encoding ribonuclease P protein subunit: protein MPRGLNMHDTDSNPAILDNRNIVLHELIGLKVRVLKGPYAGKKGSLRGIVIGETKNTIVVETRHGDRTVPKLGSIFAFEVGAQRFVVEGREINFRPFERTEKALKFYKARRA, encoded by the coding sequence ATGCCACGGGGCCTGAACATGCATGATACCGACAGCAACCCGGCAATCCTAGATAACAGGAACATAGTGTTGCACGAGCTCATAGGCCTGAAGGTAAGGGTGCTGAAGGGCCCCTACGCAGGGAAGAAGGGCTCGCTCAGGGGCATCGTGATAGGCGAGACGAAGAACACCATTGTAGTAGAAACGAGGCACGGCGACAGGACTGTGCCAAAACTTGGCAGCATCTTCGCATTCGAGGTAGGCGCACAGCGCTTCGTCGTAGAAGGCAGGGAGATAAACTTCAGGCCCTTCGAGCGCACAGAGAAGGCCCTCAAATTCTACAAGGCCCGAAGAGCATAG
- a CDS encoding 30S ribosomal protein S17 yields the protein MECEDPKCPIHGSLKTHGSEIEGVVVSDRAAKTVIIERPYTTFLKKYERSLRKTSRIAAYNPACIGAKTGDRVVIAGTRKLSKTKSFVVTKIIARAVA from the coding sequence TTGGAATGCGAAGACCCTAAATGCCCGATTCACGGCAGCCTCAAGACGCACGGCAGCGAGATTGAGGGCGTCGTCGTCAGCGACCGCGCCGCCAAGACCGTCATAATCGAGAGGCCCTATACTACTTTCCTCAAGAAATACGAGCGCTCGCTCAGGAAGACCTCGCGCATAGCCGCGTACAACCCTGCATGCATAGGGGCCAAGACTGGCGACCGCGTGGTGATAGCCGGCACCAGGAAGCTCAGCAAGACAAAGTCGTTCGTAGTGACGAAGATAATAGCCAGGGCGGTTGCATGA
- a CDS encoding uL14 family ribosomal protein translates to MKGLATKISKSLVPGSILTCADNSGAKTLMIINKIGKAGSHKRMASSGIGDIVLASVKSGTPQYIKKKVRAVIIRQRQPMRRASGMRVRFEDNAAILITDSDLPVATEVKGAMAREVIERYIKLAGIASRVV, encoded by the coding sequence ATGAAGGGTTTGGCCACAAAGATATCGAAGAGCCTGGTTCCGGGCAGCATACTCACCTGCGCCGACAACAGCGGCGCCAAGACCCTCATGATAATAAACAAGATAGGAAAGGCTGGCTCGCACAAGAGGATGGCATCGTCAGGCATAGGTGACATAGTGCTGGCCAGCGTGAAGAGCGGCACGCCGCAATACATAAAGAAGAAGGTGCGCGCAGTGATAATAAGGCAGCGCCAGCCCATGCGCAGGGCATCAGGCATGCGCGTCAGGTTCGAGGATAATGCAGCAATACTAATAACGGACAGCGACCTGCCGGTCGCGACCGAGGTCAAGGGCGCTATGGCGCGTGAGGTCATAGAGCGCTACATCAAGCTGGCAGGCATAGCCTCGAGGGTGGTATGA
- the rplX gene encoding 50S ribosomal protein L24: MIKSGKPRMQRKYRYTAPMHSRQHFLHVHLSKEARQKLGIKMRAVQVSKGDTVKIMSGSKKGTTGKVTRVSLRGGVLYIDSYKRKDAKGKELSVAVNASNVYITDLNLSDKLRVSRLKPTQRVQAAAAAPTAESAPKAAPKAEAATAAPPKPESDVHG; this comes from the coding sequence ATGATAAAGAGCGGCAAACCACGCATGCAGAGGAAATACCGCTACACCGCGCCTATGCACTCAAGGCAGCATTTCCTGCACGTGCACCTGAGCAAGGAGGCGCGGCAGAAGCTTGGGATAAAGATGAGGGCGGTGCAGGTGTCGAAGGGCGACACGGTCAAGATAATGAGCGGTTCGAAGAAGGGCACGACCGGCAAGGTCACGCGCGTAAGCCTGCGCGGCGGAGTGCTCTACATAGATTCGTATAAGAGGAAGGACGCCAAGGGCAAGGAGCTCAGCGTGGCTGTGAACGCCAGCAATGTATATATAACCGATCTCAATCTATCGGACAAGCTGAGGGTATCGCGCCTCAAGCCGACGCAGCGGGTCCAGGCTGCAGCAGCCGCGCCCACGGCCGAGTCGGCGCCAAAGGCAGCGCCGAAGGCAGAAGCAGCAACTGCAGCTCCGCCGAAACCAGAGAGTGATGTTCATGGCTAA
- a CDS encoding S4 domain-containing protein, whose protein sequence is MANKGNKRHMKSLHAPQYYGVHRKEHAYVAKQSPGRHTLGKSVPLSAALAKLGIAGSMTEARRAIKEGSVTVGGKPRRSPSFPVGINDIITIKGGTKYLVSINEQGKVSFKQADADTTHYKVVGKYKAKDGRIMARLHDGSVLAFKSAKEFSVGDSVLVDASRAFKGVVPLKAGAECFIVDGVHTGAKGRIAELKPGNMHTGASAVVEQGAGDKFETLVRNIIVVG, encoded by the coding sequence ATGGCTAACAAAGGCAACAAACGGCACATGAAGAGCCTTCACGCGCCCCAGTACTATGGTGTGCATAGGAAGGAGCACGCCTACGTGGCGAAGCAGAGCCCCGGCAGGCACACGCTCGGCAAGAGCGTGCCTTTGAGCGCTGCCCTCGCTAAGCTTGGTATTGCCGGCAGCATGACCGAGGCGAGGCGCGCAATAAAGGAAGGCAGCGTTACGGTCGGAGGCAAGCCCCGCCGCAGCCCATCGTTCCCTGTGGGCATAAACGACATAATAACAATCAAGGGCGGAACCAAATACCTGGTGTCGATAAACGAGCAGGGCAAGGTATCGTTCAAGCAGGCAGACGCAGACACTACGCACTACAAGGTGGTCGGCAAGTACAAGGCGAAGGATGGCCGCATAATGGCAAGGCTGCATGACGGCTCTGTCCTCGCGTTCAAGAGCGCCAAGGAATTCTCTGTGGGCGACTCGGTGCTCGTCGACGCCAGCAGGGCCTTCAAGGGCGTGGTGCCGCTAAAGGCAGGCGCCGAATGCTTCATAGTAGACGGCGTGCACACAGGCGCGAAGGGCAGGATCGCCGAGCTCAAGCCCGGCAACATGCACACCGGCGCATCTGCCGTTGTCGAGCAGGGCGCAGGCGACAAGTTTGAGACGCTGGTAAGGAACATCATAGTGGTCGGCTGA
- a CDS encoding 50S ribosomal protein L5: protein MAGTGNATNKMREVKVDKLVINIGSGSNDQQTNNAKRLLEMITGAKPTYALAKKRNPTFKISKGSKIGAFVTLRGLRAAQLLPKLLAAVDNRIRPSSITNNTVNFGIKEYIDISGIKYDPSIGMLGMNVNVSFRRPGLRTELKKRASGKVSRSHRIIGREELERYLGERFKVEVQGA, encoded by the coding sequence ATGGCAGGAACTGGAAACGCAACGAATAAGATGCGCGAGGTCAAGGTAGACAAGCTGGTCATAAACATAGGCAGCGGCAGCAACGACCAGCAGACCAACAACGCCAAGCGGCTGCTCGAGATGATAACAGGCGCGAAGCCGACGTACGCGCTCGCTAAGAAGCGGAACCCTACATTCAAGATATCGAAGGGCAGCAAGATAGGGGCGTTCGTAACCCTGCGCGGCTTGCGCGCCGCGCAGCTGCTGCCGAAGCTTCTTGCTGCAGTTGACAACCGCATAAGGCCCAGCAGCATAACCAACAACACCGTCAACTTCGGCATAAAGGAGTACATAGACATAAGCGGCATAAAGTACGACCCGAGCATAGGCATGCTGGGAATGAACGTTAATGTATCGTTTAGGAGGCCGGGCCTCAGGACCGAGCTCAAGAAGCGTGCTTCTGGAAAGGTGAGCAGGAGCCACAGGATCATAGGCAGGGAAGAGCTCGAAAGATACCTGGGCGAGCGTTTCAAGGTAGAGGTGCAGGGTGCATAA
- a CDS encoding 30S ribosomal protein S14, with protein sequence MKVKTEEKFKGKGVRKCRICGGTRGLIRSHNLYICRRCFREVAKDLNFKKYG encoded by the coding sequence ATGAAGGTAAAGACAGAAGAGAAATTCAAGGGCAAGGGTGTACGCAAGTGCAGGATATGCGGAGGCACGCGCGGCCTCATAAGGTCCCATAACCTCTACATATGCAGGAGGTGCTTCAGGGAGGTGGCAAAGGACCTAAACTTCAAGAAATATGGTTGA
- a CDS encoding 30S ribosomal protein S8, whose protein sequence is MDRLAEAINTIKANERVGRRGCTVLSTKLVRSVLDVMQKNGYIDGYEERTERYARVLDVKLSRKINSISVVKPRYALSKLDIQRYEERYIPSKDFGILIISTPKGMLTNRDARAAGIGGRLVAYVY, encoded by the coding sequence ATGGACAGGCTTGCAGAGGCAATAAATACGATAAAGGCCAACGAGCGCGTAGGCAGGCGCGGGTGCACTGTGCTCTCCACAAAGCTGGTGCGCTCTGTGCTCGATGTAATGCAGAAGAACGGCTACATAGACGGCTACGAGGAGCGTACGGAGCGCTACGCGCGCGTGCTAGACGTGAAGCTCTCGAGGAAGATAAACAGCATAAGCGTGGTCAAGCCGAGATACGCGCTGTCGAAGCTCGACATACAGCGCTACGAGGAGCGCTACATACCGAGCAAGGACTTCGGCATACTTATAATATCAACGCCGAAAGGCATGCTGACCAACCGCGACGCGAGGGCCGCGGGAATAGGCGGCAGGCTTGTGGCATACGTGTACTGA
- the rplF gene encoding 50S ribosomal protein L6: MEEVAVPEGIEIRIDGDKVITKGALGMNERAFNHLLLTVESGAKSVKISAIDDKKLAKKANQAAVALANEVRSDISGVTKNFEIVMEAVYAHFPMTLEVKGSELLIKNMFGERMPRPAAIVGSTKIEIKGKDVKVYGTKHDDVSQTAANIRQACKVHGKDTRVFQDGVYYASE; the protein is encoded by the coding sequence ATGGAAGAGGTAGCGGTGCCGGAAGGCATCGAGATAAGGATCGACGGCGACAAGGTCATAACGAAGGGAGCCCTCGGCATGAACGAGCGCGCCTTCAACCATTTGCTGCTCACAGTCGAGAGCGGCGCAAAATCGGTGAAGATAAGCGCCATTGACGACAAGAAGCTCGCCAAGAAGGCCAACCAGGCGGCTGTGGCGCTGGCCAACGAGGTCAGAAGCGACATCTCCGGTGTTACAAAGAACTTCGAGATCGTGATGGAGGCCGTATACGCCCATTTCCCGATGACCTTGGAGGTCAAGGGCAGCGAGCTGCTCATAAAGAACATGTTCGGAGAGCGCATGCCGCGGCCCGCCGCAATAGTCGGCTCTACCAAGATCGAGATCAAGGGCAAGGACGTCAAGGTGTACGGCACGAAGCACGATGACGTAAGCCAAACGGCAGCAAACATACGCCAGGCATGCAAGGTGCACGGCAAGGACACGCGCGTCTTCCAGGACGGCGTTTATTATGCAAGCGAGTGA
- a CDS encoding eL32 family ribosomal protein: MESKPRIAKKHHPKFNVPNYGTKNRKRVRERWRKQRGIDNKKRIKKSFTGAEPTIGYRNPEGIRGRRADGRRAVLVHNIGELRTLLENPEGSGFDIMIAGAVGARKRAAISSLAAQNGIKVTNGGIA; the protein is encoded by the coding sequence ATGGAATCAAAGCCAAGAATAGCAAAGAAGCACCATCCGAAGTTCAACGTGCCCAATTACGGCACGAAGAACAGGAAGCGCGTAAGGGAGCGCTGGCGCAAGCAGCGCGGAATAGACAACAAGAAGCGCATAAAGAAGTCGTTCACGGGCGCGGAGCCGACTATAGGCTACAGAAACCCTGAGGGCATCAGGGGCAGGCGCGCCGACGGCAGGCGCGCCGTGCTTGTCCACAACATAGGCGAGCTGCGCACGCTGCTGGAGAATCCAGAAGGCTCAGGCTTCGACATAATGATTGCAGGCGCTGTAGGCGCACGGAAGCGCGCTGCGATATCTTCGCTTGCCGCGCAGAACGGCATAAAGGTAACGAACGGTGGCATTGCATGA
- a CDS encoding 50S ribosomal protein L19e: protein MSIRLTKRVAASIMGRGESAVRISAASIADAKKAITREDVRELIKKGAIYAIKEKHNISAHGKELSKKRAAGRKRGPGRKHGTYKARAGITYMKKVRAQRRVLLQLKSAGTINNEMFKGFYALVKGGTFASKATLLNHIRSRGVAIDEESFNKLKHA, encoded by the coding sequence ATGAGCATAAGGCTTACGAAAAGGGTAGCGGCCTCGATCATGGGCAGGGGCGAGAGCGCCGTGAGGATCAGCGCGGCATCGATAGCCGATGCCAAGAAGGCGATAACCCGCGAAGACGTCAGGGAGCTGATCAAGAAGGGCGCCATCTACGCGATCAAGGAGAAGCACAACATAAGCGCGCACGGCAAGGAGCTCTCGAAGAAGCGCGCTGCAGGGAGGAAGCGCGGCCCCGGAAGGAAGCACGGAACCTACAAGGCGCGCGCAGGCATAACGTACATGAAGAAGGTAAGGGCGCAGAGGCGCGTATTGCTGCAGCTGAAAAGCGCCGGCACCATAAACAACGAGATGTTCAAGGGCTTCTATGCGCTGGTCAAGGGCGGCACGTTCGCGAGCAAGGCGACGTTGCTCAACCACATAAGGAGCAGGGGCGTTGCGATAGACGAAGAGTCATTCAACAAGCTTAAGCATGCGTGA
- a CDS encoding 50S ribosomal protein L18, with protein MKIRRIRRARSLTDYKKRVALLKGRLLRVVVRKSNRSVTAQLVAYEPDGDKVIASAHSRELAQLGWPPRGNIPTAYLTGMLLAKKQKANGVGRVVLDTGISKPVKSNVLFAAAKGCADGGLELINSIEFDPVRLAGKHISAYAASAAGQGSMFSKYRSAGIDPAKIDVLFEEVKKKILSK; from the coding sequence ATGAAGATAAGGAGAATAAGACGCGCTAGGTCGCTGACCGACTACAAGAAGCGCGTGGCGCTGCTCAAGGGAAGGCTGCTGCGCGTAGTCGTAAGGAAGAGCAACAGGTCAGTGACCGCGCAGCTCGTGGCATACGAGCCGGACGGCGACAAGGTCATTGCAAGCGCGCACTCGAGGGAGCTCGCGCAGCTCGGCTGGCCGCCGAGAGGCAACATTCCAACCGCATACCTGACCGGGATGCTACTGGCCAAAAAGCAGAAGGCGAATGGCGTGGGGCGCGTGGTGCTCGACACTGGCATAAGCAAGCCTGTAAAATCTAACGTGCTGTTTGCAGCGGCCAAGGGATGCGCAGACGGCGGCCTTGAGCTCATCAACTCCATAGAGTTCGATCCGGTGAGGCTGGCCGGCAAGCACATATCGGCATATGCGGCCTCGGCCGCAGGCCAGGGCAGCATGTTCTCCAAGTACAGGAGTGCAGGCATCGACCCTGCCAAGATAGACGTTCTTTTTGAGGAAGTGAAGAAAAAAATATTGAGCAAGTGA